A DNA window from Maribellus comscasis contains the following coding sequences:
- a CDS encoding RagB/SusD family nutrient uptake outer membrane protein translates to MQRIITMNNIKKYLILVFITLAGISCDQDSFFELERPNQFPWTNVSELELGVREPYYLLNKGPWDNPFGTIALKNFTESDLALYIPQFVGASNSAAYYNRDFSEAACINEMEGAFLKCYEIITACNGPLQMLSDAEENGEEPFPGMTQTDKNKVNQLKGELLFMRGLAYWYLARMYAPPYDPNGSNDGRFFTLRLEFSNSSEELKNPTLGTVAEVYEAIENDWTNAKELLYEDNTSVINESNARARANKFAASAMLMRLYFIKGEHAKAEAECNYIISNGSSIYDLTEDPIEAFNKNGADGWGKEVIWQTACEETSGAYGRIESIFSRNHYARDAQSSWSSQAMSYSAMMQVGWMDENHAETEEAQNDKRYTQLYYRYDVDPRSDLVPPLVWSYKYFRASDARRSNRPLIRLAEIYLTRALIRLNNNDSQGAAADLNMVRNRAGLDNIAAADITKAAIDNERIKELATENGDRTYYLIGQQLPLYIGDRDASNFSSIQPPYSACYWQVPQSEQDQNQAYN, encoded by the coding sequence ATGCAAAGAATTATCACAATGAATAATATAAAGAAATATTTAATACTGGTATTTATTACCCTTGCAGGAATTTCCTGCGATCAGGATTCTTTCTTCGAGTTAGAAAGACCCAACCAATTCCCATGGACAAACGTGAGCGAGCTGGAACTGGGTGTAAGAGAACCCTATTATTTACTGAATAAAGGCCCTTGGGACAACCCGTTTGGAACCATCGCGCTAAAAAATTTCACTGAATCGGATCTGGCTTTATACATACCACAGTTTGTGGGGGCAAGTAACTCGGCTGCTTATTACAATCGTGATTTCAGCGAAGCAGCTTGCATCAATGAAATGGAGGGAGCTTTTTTAAAATGTTACGAAATAATAACTGCCTGCAATGGCCCTTTGCAAATGTTAAGTGATGCCGAAGAAAATGGTGAGGAACCTTTCCCCGGCATGACACAGACAGATAAGAATAAAGTGAACCAATTAAAAGGGGAATTACTATTTATGCGTGGACTCGCCTATTGGTATCTCGCCCGCATGTATGCACCTCCATATGATCCCAACGGCAGCAATGATGGTCGTTTTTTTACTTTACGACTTGAGTTTTCAAATTCTTCTGAAGAATTGAAAAATCCAACACTGGGAACTGTTGCAGAAGTTTATGAAGCCATAGAGAATGATTGGACAAATGCAAAAGAATTGCTTTATGAAGATAACACCTCTGTTATAAATGAATCAAATGCAAGGGCACGGGCCAATAAATTTGCAGCTTCGGCAATGTTGATGCGGCTCTATTTTATAAAAGGAGAGCACGCCAAGGCAGAGGCGGAATGCAATTATATTATTAGCAACGGCAGCAGCATATATGATTTGACAGAAGATCCGATTGAAGCTTTTAATAAAAACGGAGCTGATGGTTGGGGAAAAGAAGTAATTTGGCAAACTGCCTGCGAAGAAACATCCGGAGCTTACGGGCGCATTGAATCCATCTTTTCAAGAAATCATTATGCCAGAGATGCCCAGTCTTCATGGTCAAGTCAGGCTATGTCATACAGTGCAATGATGCAGGTGGGATGGATGGATGAAAATCATGCTGAAACGGAAGAAGCACAAAACGACAAAAGGTACACTCAGTTGTATTATAGATACGATGTGGATCCACGTTCGGATCTGGTTCCTCCGTTGGTTTGGAGTTATAAATACTTCAGGGCATCGGATGCGCGCCGCTCAAACAGACCATTGATTCGTTTGGCCGAGATTTATCTTACCCGCGCACTTATACGTTTGAATAATAACGATTCTCAAGGGGCAGCTGCCGATTTAAATATGGTTCGAAACAGGGCCGGTTTGGATAACATCGCAGCGGCTGACATTACAAAAGCTGCTATTGATAACGAACGAATAAAAGAACTGGCGACTGAAAACGGTGACAGAACCTATTATTTGATAGGACAACAATTACCACTGTATATCGGCGATCGGGATGCATCAAACTTTTCATCCATACAACCTCCGTATTCAGCATGCTACTGGCAGGTTCCCCAGTCGGAACAAGACCAGAATCAAGCTTACAATTAA
- a CDS encoding GH92 family glycosyl hydrolase, producing the protein MRIKIYLLGFVLGIGFGCSTKQSENAPVDFTQYVNPMIGTAKTTTIAGLRHGGGSEQNAQVQPSVTVPFGMTNWSPQTNNVETKCMSAYYYKDSIITGFRGSHWLSGSCTQEYGSFAIMPVSGDLVCNPDKRGSAYSHDNETATPYYYNVNLPDHNILTEMTATTRCGLLRFTFENEGPAHLVINPNSDEGEGFAKVNADNNEIVGYNPVHRIYQGWGKQAGFSGYFVMQVEKVPVSYGVYSGDDIHQKQLTIENLPNLGAYFSFDVKKGEVLRVKIGTSFVSVEEARNNLNEEIPDFDFEKTKESLKKTWNDLLSRLAVQGDNHDDKVKFYTALYHCFQQPRIYNDVSGTYPRFDGNAQTDTICDGNYYCDFSVWDTYRAMHAFYSLIVPEENADMVRSLLTMAQVGGWMPIFPKWNSYTSAMIGDHVTSIVAEAYTKGVLDLTEEDYEILKHNANESPESFAEYTDGKGRRALKSYLKYGYIPLEDSVMEAFHKREQVSRTLEYAYDDFALAQIAKKMKKTEDYNYYIKRAQNYRNVFDPKVNNMNGRHADGTFTKDFTRDQHTSFITEGTPWQYNWYVPHDVDGLIELMGGRDAFNTNLDKFFEVGQYWHGNEPGHQIPFLYNYSGQPWKTQKIVADVMNEEYGTGPGGLSGNDDAGEMSVWYVFGALGFYPVCPALPEYQICGSKFKKVTIRMQSGKLLEINAPNYSKENIYIQGITLNGKEYQSNSLNHFDLAGGGKINFEMGPEPKKVK; encoded by the coding sequence ATGCGTATTAAAATTTATTTGTTAGGTTTTGTTCTGGGAATCGGATTTGGATGTTCAACAAAACAAAGTGAAAATGCCCCGGTTGATTTCACACAGTATGTAAATCCAATGATTGGAACAGCAAAAACAACTACCATTGCCGGACTTCGGCATGGGGGAGGAAGTGAACAAAATGCACAGGTACAACCTTCGGTAACGGTTCCGTTTGGAATGACCAATTGGTCTCCTCAAACCAACAATGTAGAAACAAAATGTATGTCGGCATATTATTATAAAGACAGTATAATTACCGGGTTTCGTGGTTCGCACTGGCTAAGTGGTTCGTGTACGCAAGAGTATGGTTCCTTTGCCATAATGCCTGTTTCCGGCGACCTGGTTTGCAATCCCGACAAACGTGGTTCTGCATATTCCCATGATAATGAAACAGCAACTCCTTACTATTACAATGTTAATCTTCCTGATCACAATATTTTGACAGAAATGACTGCTACAACACGCTGTGGTTTGCTCCGGTTTACTTTTGAAAACGAGGGCCCGGCGCATTTGGTTATCAACCCGAACAGCGATGAGGGCGAGGGTTTTGCGAAAGTAAATGCCGATAATAATGAAATCGTTGGCTACAACCCCGTTCATCGGATTTATCAGGGATGGGGAAAACAAGCAGGTTTTTCAGGCTACTTTGTTATGCAGGTTGAAAAAGTGCCTGTTTCTTATGGGGTTTATTCCGGCGACGATATTCATCAGAAGCAGTTAACCATTGAAAATCTGCCCAATCTTGGGGCTTATTTTTCTTTTGATGTAAAAAAAGGAGAAGTGCTTCGGGTAAAAATAGGTACTTCGTTTGTGAGTGTTGAAGAAGCTCGTAATAATTTGAACGAAGAAATCCCGGATTTTGATTTTGAAAAGACAAAAGAAAGTCTTAAAAAAACATGGAACGATTTGCTTTCCAGACTGGCTGTACAAGGGGATAATCACGATGATAAAGTGAAGTTTTATACAGCACTGTACCATTGTTTCCAGCAACCCCGTATTTACAATGATGTAAGTGGTACTTATCCGCGTTTTGATGGAAATGCGCAAACCGATACCATTTGCGACGGTAATTATTACTGCGATTTTTCGGTTTGGGATACCTATAGGGCAATGCATGCATTTTATAGTCTTATTGTCCCGGAAGAAAATGCCGATATGGTGCGCTCGCTTCTAACCATGGCTCAGGTAGGCGGGTGGATGCCTATTTTCCCTAAATGGAACAGTTATACTTCAGCAATGATTGGTGACCATGTTACTTCTATTGTGGCAGAGGCTTATACGAAAGGAGTGCTTGATTTAACGGAGGAAGACTATGAAATATTAAAGCATAATGCAAATGAGTCTCCGGAAAGCTTTGCTGAATATACCGATGGCAAGGGAAGACGTGCACTGAAATCTTATTTAAAATATGGCTACATTCCATTGGAAGATTCGGTAATGGAGGCCTTCCATAAACGGGAACAGGTTTCGCGTACGCTTGAATATGCATATGATGATTTTGCTTTGGCGCAGATTGCAAAAAAAATGAAAAAAACAGAAGATTACAATTATTATATAAAACGGGCACAGAATTACCGCAATGTGTTTGACCCTAAGGTGAACAACATGAACGGACGCCATGCCGACGGAACTTTTACTAAAGATTTTACACGCGACCAACATACTTCTTTTATAACCGAAGGAACACCGTGGCAATACAATTGGTATGTTCCGCATGATGTAGATGGATTAATTGAATTAATGGGGGGAAGAGATGCATTTAATACTAACCTCGATAAATTTTTCGAAGTCGGACAATACTGGCATGGAAATGAGCCGGGACATCAGATTCCATTTCTATACAATTATTCAGGGCAGCCATGGAAAACACAAAAGATAGTAGCCGATGTTATGAATGAAGAATACGGAACCGGTCCCGGAGGATTAAGTGGAAATGATGACGCAGGAGAAATGTCGGTTTGGTACGTATTTGGAGCACTCGGTTTTTATCCGGTTTGTCCTGCATTGCCGGAGTATCAAATTTGTGGCTCTAAGTTTAAAAAGGTTACAATTAGGATGCAATCCGGGAAACTACTGGAAATAAATGCACCGAACTATAGTAAAGAGAATATTTATATCCAGGGTATTACGCTCAATGGCAAAGAATATCAGTCGAACTCATTAAATCATTTTGATTTGGCCGGAGGGGGTAAAATTAATTTTGAAATGGGACCGGAACCAAAAAAAGTGAAATAA
- a CDS encoding RNA polymerase sigma-70 factor, giving the protein MSLSERKIGFEDHPAGNDLNKLKEIFYFYFDSACLYAESIIKDKNYAEDLVIECFERLWEEREKIFVRESVRNYLFRSVRNKCIDHLRQKKRYFEIEIEKAFELNSLKASSAYFDTTDPLELKELEQMIEDAIDQLPDACKTIFLLNRKHGLKYKEIAEQLNLSVNTVEVQMGRALKKLKMSLSEYLFVLFCLHAE; this is encoded by the coding sequence ATGAGTCTTTCTGAAAGAAAAATTGGCTTTGAAGATCACCCTGCCGGCAATGACCTGAATAAATTGAAAGAAATCTTTTATTTCTATTTTGATTCGGCTTGCCTTTATGCAGAATCCATAATAAAAGACAAAAATTATGCAGAAGATTTAGTTATCGAGTGTTTCGAGAGACTTTGGGAAGAGAGAGAAAAAATTTTTGTGAGAGAGAGTGTACGTAACTATTTGTTCCGTTCCGTCCGCAATAAATGCATCGATCATTTAAGGCAAAAAAAGAGATATTTTGAAATAGAAATAGAAAAGGCTTTTGAATTAAATTCTTTAAAGGCAAGTTCAGCTTATTTTGATACAACCGATCCTCTGGAGTTGAAAGAACTGGAACAAATGATCGAGGATGCTATTGACCAGTTACCCGATGCCTGCAAAACTATATTCTTGTTAAATCGTAAGCATGGATTGAAATATAAAGAAATAGCCGAGCAATTAAACTTATCGGTTAACACCGTGGAAGTGCAAATGGGAAGGGCATTAAAAAAGCTTAAGATGTCGTTATCAGAATATTTGTTTGTGTTGTTTTGTTTGCACGCTGAATAG
- a CDS encoding GH92 family glycosyl hydrolase encodes MKRYCIILLTTLALISCNSCRPSMRENNKFVNPFIGTAGDYGQTDPSANIPFGMIKAGPDTDPGNHCGYDYNATKFLGFSQNRASGVGCSGTGGNLRIFPFINNLKESAEMDKNTEKAEPGFYSVKLRNGIIAEATAARTAGIYRFIFPKTEKTGFRIHFETSYSGFIDEKHIFQNDRFLKGWIQCRGNCKMGSYKFYYFVELAEKPAEIKESKGIADIYFSANSSQTQIIKVGLSSVSTAEAEKNLNSEAAEINFDQMRAIAAKNWREYLGRVNVTTDNDTLKTLFYTHLYHASQTPYNIIDESGSYGGSDGNTYHSDNGSYYSGWSLWDTFRSKMPLLSILYPEKYKNMMHSMYQLYKQGKSDDPTDTESFILIRNEHSIPVLLDAYRKDLLDEPLADVLHLMKKEAESLSVDSPDKILEACYDWWAFSEIAGKLGDVALQKEFYEKAINYRNIWDDKFKVMGANADVMHGDGLYEGTLWQYRWFVPYDYPWIEDAMGGKKASVSQLDYFFENNLFNVGNQPDIHVPFLYYEFGEPWKSQKLVRQILLEPTVNHYGTHEKWKNPYIGKVFKAEPEGYIEEMDDDAGTMSAWFVLSSMGLYPRNIGETSYWILPSVFEEVSIRLADKKSFKIINRRNSSDDIYIESATLNGEPFLKSWIDYRDIQNGGTLELTLSSTANTDWGKL; translated from the coding sequence ATGAAAAGGTATTGCATTATATTACTTACCACACTGGCATTAATTTCATGTAATAGCTGCAGGCCCAGCATGAGAGAGAACAACAAGTTTGTAAATCCTTTTATCGGAACAGCCGGTGATTACGGGCAAACCGATCCTTCAGCGAATATCCCATTTGGAATGATCAAGGCAGGTCCCGACACTGATCCCGGAAACCATTGTGGATACGATTATAATGCAACGAAATTTTTGGGTTTCTCGCAAAATCGTGCATCAGGAGTTGGATGTAGCGGAACAGGTGGAAACCTGCGTATTTTTCCTTTTATAAACAATTTAAAGGAAAGTGCGGAAATGGATAAAAATACAGAAAAGGCTGAGCCAGGTTTTTATTCCGTAAAGTTGAGAAACGGAATAATTGCCGAAGCAACTGCTGCAAGAACAGCAGGGATTTATCGTTTTATCTTTCCCAAAACAGAAAAAACAGGTTTCCGAATTCATTTTGAAACCTCTTACTCCGGTTTTATTGATGAAAAGCATATATTTCAAAACGATAGGTTTTTAAAAGGTTGGATTCAGTGCAGGGGAAATTGTAAAATGGGGAGTTATAAGTTTTACTATTTTGTAGAATTGGCAGAAAAACCGGCCGAAATTAAGGAATCAAAAGGGATTGCTGATATCTATTTTAGTGCGAACAGTTCTCAAACACAGATCATAAAAGTTGGACTGTCATCGGTAAGCACAGCTGAAGCTGAAAAGAATCTGAACAGTGAAGCGGCAGAAATTAATTTTGATCAAATGCGTGCAATTGCTGCAAAAAACTGGCGGGAATATTTAGGCCGGGTAAATGTTACAACAGATAACGACACGCTAAAAACGCTTTTTTATACTCATTTATACCACGCGTCGCAAACTCCGTACAATATTATTGATGAATCAGGTTCTTATGGTGGAAGCGATGGAAATACCTACCATTCTGATAATGGTAGTTATTACTCCGGATGGTCGCTTTGGGATACTTTTCGTTCAAAAATGCCATTACTTTCGATTTTGTATCCTGAAAAATATAAAAATATGATGCATTCCATGTATCAGCTTTATAAACAGGGAAAATCGGATGATCCAACCGATACCGAGTCTTTTATATTGATTCGCAATGAACACAGTATTCCTGTTCTACTTGATGCTTACCGGAAAGATTTGCTGGATGAGCCGTTGGCTGATGTATTACATTTAATGAAAAAGGAGGCTGAGAGTCTTTCGGTTGATTCTCCTGACAAAATACTGGAAGCTTGTTATGACTGGTGGGCGTTTTCCGAAATTGCTGGTAAATTGGGTGATGTTGCACTTCAAAAAGAGTTTTACGAGAAAGCAATAAATTATCGGAACATTTGGGACGATAAGTTCAAAGTTATGGGAGCGAATGCAGATGTTATGCACGGCGACGGTTTATATGAAGGAACATTGTGGCAGTACCGCTGGTTTGTTCCTTATGATTACCCGTGGATTGAAGATGCCATGGGCGGCAAAAAAGCAAGTGTTTCGCAGTTGGATTACTTTTTTGAAAATAACTTATTTAACGTGGGAAACCAACCTGATATTCATGTTCCGTTTCTGTATTATGAATTTGGTGAACCATGGAAATCGCAGAAGTTAGTAAGGCAAATTCTTTTGGAACCCACCGTAAACCATTACGGTACTCATGAAAAATGGAAAAATCCTTACATCGGAAAAGTATTTAAAGCTGAACCGGAAGGGTATATTGAAGAAATGGACGATGATGCAGGAACCATGTCGGCATGGTTTGTTTTGTCTTCCATGGGATTGTATCCCCGGAATATTGGTGAAACCTCATACTGGATTCTTCCTTCTGTTTTTGAAGAGGTGAGTATCCGGCTTGCAGATAAAAAGTCATTTAAAATTATTAACAGGCGAAATTCATCCGATGATATTTATATTGAAAGCGCTACATTAAATGGAGAGCCATTTTTAAAATCATGGATTGATTACCGGGATATTCAAAATGGCGGAACGTTGGAATTAACTTTAAGTAGCACTGCAAATACTGATTGGGGAAAATTGTAA